TATGCAAGGATAAAGATGAAGCTGATGCCTGGTTTGCTGGTTTAAAAGCATTGATGTCACGTAGTCATCAGCAAAGAAGGAGAACAGAATCTAGAAGTGATGGAATATCATCTGGTGCAACCAGTCCAAGGACATACACTCGAAGAAACTCTCCTTTGAACTCCCCTTTTGGTAGTAGTGATAGCATGGCTAAGGTGCTCTGCCAGTCCAAGGACATTCTTTTTTAATGTTTCTATCACGCAGGAAAATTCTAACTCATGCTTTATTCAGGATGGAAGTGACACTCTCCGATTCCGGAGTCCATATGAAAGCCCAACAAAGAATGGACTAGACAAATCATTATCTGATGTCATTGCTTATGCAGTACCCCCAAAGAATTTCTTGTCTTCTGATTCTGCTACTGGGTCAGTCCACTCTTTATCTTCTGGGTATTCAGGTAGTATAAATGTGCATACGAGGGGCAGTTCCACAGATGCATTCAGGGTTAGTCTCTCAAGTGCGGTCAGCTCATCCAGTCAAGGCTCTGGTCATGATGATGGAGATGCTTTAGGGGATCTATTTATTTGGGGTGAAGGAACTGGAGAAGCAATTTTAGGTGGTGAAAGTCTTAGATCTGATAACTATTCAAGTATGAAAGTGGATTCTCTTGTGCCAAAAGCTTTGGAATCTGCTGTAATATTAGATGTTCAGAATGTTTCCTGTGGTGGGAGGCATGCGGCCCTTGTAACCAAGCAAGGAGAGATATACTCTTGGGGGAAGGAGTCTGGAGGTAGGCTTGGGCATGGAGTAGACGCTGACGTATCCCAACCGAAACTAATTGATGCTCTTGCAACCACAAATATTGAGCTCGTTGCTTGTGGGGAACATCATACTTGTGCTGTTACACTTTCTGGTGATCTTTACACATGGGGGGATGGTAAATCTGCACTTGGGCTACTTGGTCATGGAAATGAGATGACCCACTGGATACCAAAGAGGGTCAGTGGACCATTGGAGGGAATCCATGTTTCATCAGTTTCTTGTGGACCTTGGCATACAGCTGTTGTAACCTCAGCTGGGCAACTGTTTACTTTTGGAGATGGAACTTTTGGTGTATTAGGTCATGGAGATTGCAAAAGTGTATCAATACCTAGGGAAGTAGAATCTCTGAGGGGATTACGAACAGTTCGAGCTGCTTGTGGTGTTTGGCATACAGCTGCAGTAGTGGAAGTAATGTGTGGAAATTCAAATTCTAGCCACTGTTCTTCAGCAAAGCTGTTTACATGGGGTGATGGTGACAAAGGGCGTCTTGGACATGGTGATAAAGAGAATAGACTAGTGCCTACCTGTGTTGCAGCTCTGGTTGAGCCAAGCTTCTGTCAAATTGCTTGTGGGCACAGCCTAACTGTGGCACTTACAACCTCAGGCCATGTTTACACCATGGGCAGTGCAGTTTGTGGTCAACTTGGAAATCCAGAAGCTGATGGAAAGTTCCCTGTGCGTGTTGAAGGGAAGCTCCTTAAAAATTTTGTTGAGGAGATCTCTTGCGGTGCTTATCATGTTGCTGTCTTAACTTCAAGAACTGAAGTGTACTCATGGGGTAAAGGAGCTAATGGTCGATTAGGACATGGCGACACTGATGACCGAAATTCCCCAACACTGGTTGAAGCTTTAAAAGATAAACGAGTCAGAAGTGTAGTTTGTGGCACTAATTTTACTGCAGCAATTTGTATTCACAAATGGGTATCTGGAGTTGATCAGTCTATTTGCTCAGCATGTCGCCTTCCATTCAATTTCAAGAGGAAACGGCATAATTGTTACAATTGTGCACTTGTTTTTTGTCATtcttgtagcagtgacaaatcCCTTAGGGCTTCTATGGCACCAAATCCACATAAAGCATATCGTGTCTGTGACAACTGCTTTATTAAGCTAAACATGCCCTTGGAATCTGATTCATCGTCTCATTCTGCTGCTAACACAAGAGGAAACATCATTCAGGGATTGACTGAAACGGTTGAGGATGATAAGTTGGATTCAAGATCAAACACTCAATTTCCTCTGTTTTCTTCATTGGAGTCCTTTAAACAAATAGATAATAGATCTAAA
This genomic stretch from Zingiber officinale cultivar Zhangliang chromosome 7A, Zo_v1.1, whole genome shotgun sequence harbors:
- the LOC122002977 gene encoding PH, RCC1 and FYVE domains-containing protein 1-like isoform X1, which translates into the protein MAAAADQGRTGNAERVIEQAITALKKGAYLLKYGRRGKPKFCPFRLSNDESLLIWFSGKEEKHLKLSHVTRIIPGQRTAIFQRYPQPEKECQSFSLIYSDRSLDLICKDKDEADAWFAGLKALMSRSHQQRRRTESRSDGISSGATSPRTYTRRNSPLNSPFGSSDSMAKDGSDTLRFRSPYESPTKNGLDKSLSDVIAYAVPPKNFLSSDSATGSVHSLSSGYSGSINVHTRGSSTDAFRVSLSSAVSSSSQGSGHDDGDALGDLFIWGEGTGEAILGGESLRSDNYSSMKVDSLVPKALESAVILDVQNVSCGGRHAALVTKQGEIYSWGKESGGRLGHGVDADVSQPKLIDALATTNIELVACGEHHTCAVTLSGDLYTWGDGKSALGLLGHGNEMTHWIPKRVSGPLEGIHVSSVSCGPWHTAVVTSAGQLFTFGDGTFGVLGHGDCKSVSIPREVESLRGLRTVRAACGVWHTAAVVEVMCGNSNSSHCSSAKLFTWGDGDKGRLGHGDKENRLVPTCVAALVEPSFCQIACGHSLTVALTTSGHVYTMGSAVCGQLGNPEADGKFPVRVEGKLLKNFVEEISCGAYHVAVLTSRTEVYSWGKGANGRLGHGDTDDRNSPTLVEALKDKRVRSVVCGTNFTAAICIHKWVSGVDQSICSACRLPFNFKRKRHNCYNCALVFCHSCSSDKSLRASMAPNPHKAYRVCDNCFIKLNMPLESDSSSHSAANTRGNIIQGLTETVEDDKLDSRSNTQFPLFSSLESFKQIDNRSKKIKKFEFISSRVSPIPNGTLRWGALNISKTFNPTSGTSKKFFSAAVPGSRIVSRATSPVSRRLSPPRSTTPTPTLDGLTSPRIISDSSKNGTDSLSQELTRLRAQVANLTLKAQLQEVELERTTNQLKEAISIAGEETAKCKAAKEVIKSLTAQLEDMAGRLPSEAAATYKLPQLASFNSSPTSSGISIATVDRLSSSLSSHEADVNGSSGVLIPNRPSRNNVGNPVARNASKAVDPGTKPE
- the LOC122002977 gene encoding PH, RCC1 and FYVE domains-containing protein 1-like isoform X4 — translated: MAAAADQGRTGNAERVIEQAITALKKGAYLLKYGRRGKPKFCPFRLSNDESLLIWFSGKEEKHLKLSHVTRIIPGQRTAIFQRYPQPEKECQSFSLIYSDRSLDLICKDKDEADAWFAGLKALMSRSHQQRRRTESRSDGISSGATSPRTYTRRNSPLNSPFGSSDSMAKDGSDTLRFRSPYESPTKNGLDKSLSDVIAYAVPPKNFLSSDSATGSVHSLSSGYSGSINVHTRGSSTDAFRVSLSSAVSSSSQGSGHDDGDALGDLFIWGEGTGEAILGGESLRSDNYSSMKVDSLVPKALESAVILDVQNVSCGGRHAALVTKQGEIYSWGKESGGRLGHGVDADVSQPKLIDALATTNIELVACGEHHTCAVTLSGDLYTWGDGKSALGLLGHGNEMTHWIPKRVSGPLEGIHVSSVSCGPWHTAVVTSAGQLFTFGDGTFGVLGHGDCKSVSIPREVESLRGLRTVRAACGVWHTAAVVEVMCGNSNSSHCSSAKLFTWGDGDKGRLGHGDKENRLVPTCVAALVEPSFCQIACGHSLTVALTTSGHVYTMGSAVCGQLGNPEADGKFPVRVEGKLLKNFVEEISCGAYHVAVLTSRTEVYSWGKGANGRLGHGDTDDRNSPTLVEALKDKRVRSVVCGTNFTAAICIHKWVSGVDQSICSACRLPFNFKRKRHNCYNCALVFCHSCSSDKSLRASMAPNPHKAYRVCDNCFIKLNMPLESDSSSHSAANTRGNIIQGLTETVEDDKLDSRSNTQFPLFSSLESFKQIDNRSKKIKKFEFISSRVSPIPNGTLRWGALNISKTFNPTSGTSKKFFSAAVPGSRIVSRATSPVSRRLSPPRSTTPTPTLDGLTSPRIISDSSKNGTDSLSQELTRLRAQLSGTYITCKSSQFRSSYGNHDKLT
- the LOC122002977 gene encoding PH, RCC1 and FYVE domains-containing protein 1-like isoform X2; translation: MAAAADQGRTGNAERVIEQAITALKKGAYLLKYGRRGKPKFCPFRLSNAIFQRYPQPEKECQSFSLIYSDRSLDLICKDKDEADAWFAGLKALMSRSHQQRRRTESRSDGISSGATSPRTYTRRNSPLNSPFGSSDSMAKDGSDTLRFRSPYESPTKNGLDKSLSDVIAYAVPPKNFLSSDSATGSVHSLSSGYSGSINVHTRGSSTDAFRVSLSSAVSSSSQGSGHDDGDALGDLFIWGEGTGEAILGGESLRSDNYSSMKVDSLVPKALESAVILDVQNVSCGGRHAALVTKQGEIYSWGKESGGRLGHGVDADVSQPKLIDALATTNIELVACGEHHTCAVTLSGDLYTWGDGKSALGLLGHGNEMTHWIPKRVSGPLEGIHVSSVSCGPWHTAVVTSAGQLFTFGDGTFGVLGHGDCKSVSIPREVESLRGLRTVRAACGVWHTAAVVEVMCGNSNSSHCSSAKLFTWGDGDKGRLGHGDKENRLVPTCVAALVEPSFCQIACGHSLTVALTTSGHVYTMGSAVCGQLGNPEADGKFPVRVEGKLLKNFVEEISCGAYHVAVLTSRTEVYSWGKGANGRLGHGDTDDRNSPTLVEALKDKRVRSVVCGTNFTAAICIHKWVSGVDQSICSACRLPFNFKRKRHNCYNCALVFCHSCSSDKSLRASMAPNPHKAYRVCDNCFIKLNMPLESDSSSHSAANTRGNIIQGLTETVEDDKLDSRSNTQFPLFSSLESFKQIDNRSKKIKKFEFISSRVSPIPNGTLRWGALNISKTFNPTSGTSKKFFSAAVPGSRIVSRATSPVSRRLSPPRSTTPTPTLDGLTSPRIISDSSKNGTDSLSQELTRLRAQVANLTLKAQLQEVELERTTNQLKEAISIAGEETAKCKAAKEVIKSLTAQLEDMAGRLPSEAAATYKLPQLASFNSSPTSSGISIATVDRLSSSLSSHEADVNGSSGVLIPNRPSRNNVGNPVARNASKAVDPGTKPE
- the LOC122002977 gene encoding PH, RCC1 and FYVE domains-containing protein 1-like isoform X5, with the translated sequence MSRSHQQRRRTESRSDGISSGATSPRTYTRRNSPLNSPFGSSDSMAKDGSDTLRFRSPYESPTKNGLDKSLSDVIAYAVPPKNFLSSDSATGSVHSLSSGYSGSINVHTRGSSTDAFRVSLSSAVSSSSQGSGHDDGDALGDLFIWGEGTGEAILGGESLRSDNYSSMKVDSLVPKALESAVILDVQNVSCGGRHAALVTKQGEIYSWGKESGGRLGHGVDADVSQPKLIDALATTNIELVACGEHHTCAVTLSGDLYTWGDGKSALGLLGHGNEMTHWIPKRVSGPLEGIHVSSVSCGPWHTAVVTSAGQLFTFGDGTFGVLGHGDCKSVSIPREVESLRGLRTVRAACGVWHTAAVVEVMCGNSNSSHCSSAKLFTWGDGDKGRLGHGDKENRLVPTCVAALVEPSFCQIACGHSLTVALTTSGHVYTMGSAVCGQLGNPEADGKFPVRVEGKLLKNFVEEISCGAYHVAVLTSRTEVYSWGKGANGRLGHGDTDDRNSPTLVEALKDKRVRSVVCGTNFTAAICIHKWVSGVDQSICSACRLPFNFKRKRHNCYNCALVFCHSCSSDKSLRASMAPNPHKAYRVCDNCFIKLNMPLESDSSSHSAANTRGNIIQGLTETVEDDKLDSRSNTQFPLFSSLESFKQIDNRSKKIKKFEFISSRVSPIPNGTLRWGALNISKTFNPTSGTSKKFFSAAVPGSRIVSRATSPVSRRLSPPRSTTPTPTLDGLTSPRIISDSSKNGTDSLSQELTRLRAQVANLTLKAQLQEVELERTTNQLKEAISIAGEETAKCKAAKEVIKSLTAQLEDMAGRLPSEAAATYKLPQLASFNSSPTSSGISIATVDRLSSSLSSHEADVNGSSGVLIPNRPSRNNVGNPVARNASKAVDPGTKPE
- the LOC122002977 gene encoding PH, RCC1 and FYVE domains-containing protein 1-like isoform X3 translates to MTYKNDESLLIWFSGKEEKHLKLSHVTRIIPGQRTAIFQRYPQPEKECQSFSLIYSDRSLDLICKDKDEADAWFAGLKALMSRSHQQRRRTESRSDGISSGATSPRTYTRRNSPLNSPFGSSDSMAKDGSDTLRFRSPYESPTKNGLDKSLSDVIAYAVPPKNFLSSDSATGSVHSLSSGYSGSINVHTRGSSTDAFRVSLSSAVSSSSQGSGHDDGDALGDLFIWGEGTGEAILGGESLRSDNYSSMKVDSLVPKALESAVILDVQNVSCGGRHAALVTKQGEIYSWGKESGGRLGHGVDADVSQPKLIDALATTNIELVACGEHHTCAVTLSGDLYTWGDGKSALGLLGHGNEMTHWIPKRVSGPLEGIHVSSVSCGPWHTAVVTSAGQLFTFGDGTFGVLGHGDCKSVSIPREVESLRGLRTVRAACGVWHTAAVVEVMCGNSNSSHCSSAKLFTWGDGDKGRLGHGDKENRLVPTCVAALVEPSFCQIACGHSLTVALTTSGHVYTMGSAVCGQLGNPEADGKFPVRVEGKLLKNFVEEISCGAYHVAVLTSRTEVYSWGKGANGRLGHGDTDDRNSPTLVEALKDKRVRSVVCGTNFTAAICIHKWVSGVDQSICSACRLPFNFKRKRHNCYNCALVFCHSCSSDKSLRASMAPNPHKAYRVCDNCFIKLNMPLESDSSSHSAANTRGNIIQGLTETVEDDKLDSRSNTQFPLFSSLESFKQIDNRSKKIKKFEFISSRVSPIPNGTLRWGALNISKTFNPTSGTSKKFFSAAVPGSRIVSRATSPVSRRLSPPRSTTPTPTLDGLTSPRIISDSSKNGTDSLSQELTRLRAQVANLTLKAQLQEVELERTTNQLKEAISIAGEETAKCKAAKEVIKSLTAQLEDMAGRLPSEAAATYKLPQLASFNSSPTSSGISIATVDRLSSSLSSHEADVNGSSGVLIPNRPSRNNVGNPVARNASKAVDPGTKPE